A stretch of Spirochaeta cellobiosiphila DSM 17781 DNA encodes these proteins:
- a CDS encoding ABC transporter permease — MFDFPEFIRFPVRGYIDAGMKWLLKHCSVFFDALGWLILHVMNFFTFIFTSIPWFVLIIVIFLLGWKLMKSLKTAFMMSLMLFIIGGFGYWELAMQTLGLVSASVMFSLLIGIPTGVAMAQSDRSQMILKPILDGMQTMPSFVYLIPALMFFGLGKVPSVIATIIYAVPPVIRLTNVGIRTVDKEAVEAAKAFGAKKSEILWDVQLPLAKPSIMVGINQTTMMALAMVVIGSMIGAKGLGMEVLMSISRIDVGRGFEAGISIVFLAIIIDRITHTISQNKK, encoded by the coding sequence ATGTTTGATTTTCCAGAATTTATCCGATTTCCTGTAAGAGGTTACATAGATGCCGGGATGAAATGGTTATTAAAACACTGTTCTGTCTTTTTTGATGCCCTTGGTTGGCTAATTTTGCATGTGATGAATTTCTTTACATTTATCTTTACCAGTATTCCCTGGTTTGTATTGATAATCGTCATTTTCCTTCTAGGATGGAAGCTCATGAAGAGCTTGAAAACCGCCTTTATGATGTCTCTTATGTTATTCATTATTGGGGGTTTTGGGTACTGGGAACTAGCCATGCAGACGTTGGGTTTAGTCTCTGCTTCTGTAATGTTTAGTCTCTTGATAGGTATTCCTACAGGAGTTGCTATGGCCCAAAGTGATCGAAGTCAAATGATTCTTAAACCAATATTGGATGGTATGCAGACTATGCCTAGTTTTGTTTATTTGATACCGGCTCTTATGTTTTTTGGCTTAGGTAAGGTTCCTTCTGTTATTGCTACTATTATCTATGCCGTTCCTCCTGTTATTCGTTTAACTAATGTGGGAATAAGAACTGTAGATAAAGAAGCTGTCGAGGCGGCTAAAGCCTTTGGGGCCAAGAAAAGCGAAATCCTCTGGGATGTTCAGTTACCATTGGCCAAACCATCTATCATGGTTGGTATAAATCAAACTACTATGATGGCCTTAGCTATGGTAGTCATTGGATCTATGATTGGAGCAAAAGGATTAGGGATGGAAGTTCTTATGTCCATTAGCCGTATAGATGTAGGTAGGGGATTTGAAGCAGGAATCAGTATAGTCTTCCTGGCAATCATCATTGACCGTATCACTCATACGATATCTCAGAATAAAAAATAA
- a CDS encoding quaternary amine ABC transporter ATP-binding protein — protein sequence MTETENKRGQSTPNDSTETIITVKDLWKVYGRDSKRILSDKYKSMDKETILKKTGCVVGMRNVNIEIKRGEFYILMGLSGSGKSTLVRNLIRLVNPTTGTIEVNGKNLTKMSEDDLLDFRKETYGMVFQHYGLFPHMTVIDNAAYGLKVRGLPKAQMYTKAMEALETVGLKGWEHTYPSSLSGGMQQRVGLARALANDPDILLMDEPFSGLDPLIRRQMQDELVELQDKLQKTIVFVTHDLHEALKLGDRIAIMRNGEVVQIGTPEDIVTDPADDYVREFVQDASPAKVLTAGNIMSKPSVLLYAWEGRKTALTILKRENRKAAYVVNKQHQLLGIASVDRLEKHISENASSTVVKLGPPITKEVPCVTEDTIIEELFKIVRTYPYPLPVKDKDGKFLGVVSTDDIFEAITPVDSEGEFHV from the coding sequence ATGACAGAAACTGAAAATAAACGGGGTCAATCGACCCCAAATGATTCAACAGAAACTATTATCACTGTGAAAGACCTTTGGAAGGTCTATGGACGTGATTCTAAACGTATACTATCAGACAAGTACAAAAGTATGGACAAAGAAACTATCCTTAAAAAAACGGGATGTGTTGTCGGTATGCGTAATGTTAATATCGAGATTAAACGAGGTGAGTTCTATATTCTTATGGGCTTATCTGGAAGCGGTAAGTCTACCTTGGTGAGAAATCTGATACGTCTTGTTAATCCAACAACTGGGACAATAGAAGTCAATGGTAAAAACTTAACGAAAATGTCCGAGGATGATTTACTTGATTTCCGTAAAGAAACTTATGGAATGGTATTTCAGCATTATGGACTATTCCCTCATATGACTGTTATAGATAATGCCGCCTATGGTTTAAAAGTCAGAGGTTTGCCCAAAGCACAAATGTATACAAAAGCCATGGAAGCTTTAGAGACTGTAGGACTTAAAGGATGGGAACATACCTATCCTAGTAGTCTCTCTGGAGGTATGCAACAAAGGGTCGGCTTAGCAAGGGCGTTAGCCAATGATCCTGATATCCTCCTAATGGATGAACCCTTTAGTGGATTAGATCCTCTTATTAGACGACAGATGCAGGATGAATTAGTCGAACTCCAGGATAAACTTCAAAAAACAATAGTTTTTGTAACCCATGATTTACATGAGGCTTTAAAGCTGGGTGACCGTATTGCCATTATGCGTAATGGTGAAGTTGTTCAAATTGGGACACCTGAAGATATTGTTACAGATCCTGCCGACGACTATGTACGTGAATTCGTTCAGGATGCCTCTCCGGCAAAGGTCTTAACAGCAGGAAATATTATGAGTAAACCTAGTGTTTTGCTCTATGCCTGGGAAGGGCGGAAAACAGCTCTGACCATTCTTAAACGTGAAAATCGCAAGGCTGCTTATGTGGTAAATAAGCAACATCAATTATTGGGAATAGCCTCAGTAGACAGATTAGAGAAACATATAAGTGAAAATGCATCTTCTACTGTGGTCAAGTTAGGTCCTCCTATCACAAAGGAAGTTCCTTGTGTTACTGAAGATACCATCATTGAGGAGCTTTTTAAGATAGTGCGAACCTATCCATATCCTTTACCTGTAAAAGATAAGGATGGAAAGTTTCTAGGTGTTGTCAGTACGGATGATATTTTTGAAGCCATTACCCCAGTGGATAGTGAAGGAGAGTTTCATGTTTGA
- a CDS encoding glycine betaine ABC transporter substrate-binding protein: MRKLALMLIMSLFCVSTVLFAEGSQEKKQTLVFGDLTWNSVQVHNRIAAFIIENGLGNYKAEFTSADTAITINGIMQGDINIDMESWHSNFRDLYDRGVASGQLVDLGKNMPDAPQGWWIPRYLVEGENAPAPGLKSVDDLPKYWELFKDPEDSSKGLIYLGITGWLSTDVSDEIFESHNLGTHFNKGIPGSSAALAATMVGNFEKRQGWIGYYWAPTAVLGKLDMVRLKGSEFEPADVNILVDKDLPERAPDVVAFLKKYNTTVADNNEFLAQMESHEWDAEQTALWFLKNKESVWTDWVTPEVAAKVKSALPE; the protein is encoded by the coding sequence TTGAGAAAATTAGCATTAATGTTAATTATGAGCCTATTTTGTGTATCTACTGTTTTATTTGCAGAAGGTAGTCAGGAGAAAAAACAAACATTAGTTTTTGGAGATTTAACTTGGAATTCTGTCCAGGTACATAACAGAATTGCTGCCTTCATTATAGAAAATGGTCTTGGTAACTATAAGGCTGAATTCACATCCGCAGATACAGCCATCACTATAAATGGAATCATGCAAGGAGATATCAATATTGATATGGAGTCATGGCATTCTAATTTCAGAGACCTATATGATCGGGGAGTTGCCTCAGGTCAGCTGGTTGATTTGGGAAAAAACATGCCTGATGCCCCTCAAGGTTGGTGGATACCCCGTTATTTAGTAGAAGGTGAAAATGCACCAGCTCCCGGTTTAAAAAGTGTAGATGATTTGCCAAAATACTGGGAACTATTTAAGGATCCAGAGGATTCTTCCAAGGGACTTATTTATCTGGGGATAACAGGTTGGCTATCCACTGATGTATCTGATGAGATATTTGAAAGCCATAATCTGGGAACTCATTTTAATAAAGGTATTCCTGGATCTAGTGCTGCTCTGGCTGCCACTATGGTAGGTAACTTTGAAAAAAGACAGGGATGGATCGGATATTATTGGGCTCCAACTGCTGTCTTAGGTAAATTAGATATGGTTCGCCTTAAAGGTTCAGAATTTGAACCAGCTGACGTTAATATTCTTGTAGATAAGGACCTTCCTGAAAGAGCCCCTGATGTTGTAGCTTTCCTAAAAAAGTATAACACAACAGTCGCTGACAATAATGAATTCCTTGCTCAAATGGAAAGCCATGAATGGGATGCTGAGCAAACAGCCCTCTGGTTTCTTAAGAATAAAGAATCTGTATGGACAGACTGGGTAACACCAGAGGTCGCCGCTAAAGTCAAATCCGCCTTACCAGAGTAG
- a CDS encoding bifunctional alpha,alpha-trehalose-phosphate synthase (UDP-forming)/trehalose-phosphatase, which translates to MSKIIFVSNRLPITVNLEDDEYQISESIGGLATGLKAFHNDSNNIWMGWPGLKQEEIAGREADLSQKLESQYRYVPVYLNQEDMDLYYQGFSNSTLWPLFHYFPNLTTFEESYWDGYINVNQKFMNALDKVLEPGDTVWIHDYQLMLLPGMVKDKFPDVNVGYFLHIPFPSFELFRLLPWRSELLEGLLGSDLIGFHTYDYARHFLSSVRRILGYEHDMNFIKFNNRNVKADVFPMGIDYDYFSNAVYNKELQDEINEMMLKTQKTQVILSVDRLDYTKGIPGRIQAYARFLKDNPNYREHVTMILIVAPSRTQVDLYSDLLKEIQELVSETNGEYGSLGWVPIWYFYRTFSQDNLIALYKTTDVMMVTPLRDGMNLVAKEFIASRGDQLGMLVISETAGASSELGEAVVVNANNLKETAQGIKTALEIPKIEQMDRNSIMHNRLKRYDIHRWAKDFLDKLAQQVNKSEDQRVLFLNKKENERLLDKYKKAKKRLVFLDYDGTLVGFKSKPNLAAPDEELINLLTKLKSDDSNHIVIISGRDKHTLEKWLGHLGVDLVASHGLWLKEASENQWHQTEVLDNSWKDEIRPLLEVTMDRTPGSLIEEKEFSLAWHYRKCEPELAQIRLRELRDTLLTLTSSGHLGMLEGNKVLEIKDTTINKGRTAGHFLAYEEFDFVLAAGDDTTDEDLFSVIDKSQYTIKIGKGDTQARYYLNTSEDFRALLNNLSE; encoded by the coding sequence ATGAGTAAAATAATTTTTGTATCAAATCGATTACCAATTACAGTTAATTTAGAAGATGATGAATATCAAATATCAGAGAGTATAGGAGGTCTGGCCACAGGTTTAAAAGCTTTTCATAATGATAGCAACAATATCTGGATGGGTTGGCCTGGTTTAAAGCAGGAAGAGATAGCCGGCCGTGAAGCTGACCTTTCCCAAAAATTAGAGAGTCAATATCGTTATGTTCCAGTCTATCTTAATCAGGAAGACATGGATTTATACTACCAAGGTTTTAGTAATTCAACCTTGTGGCCTCTTTTCCATTATTTTCCCAACCTAACTACTTTTGAAGAGAGTTATTGGGATGGTTACATTAATGTTAATCAAAAATTCATGAATGCCTTGGATAAGGTGTTAGAACCGGGAGATACAGTCTGGATTCATGATTATCAGTTGATGCTGCTTCCTGGAATGGTAAAGGATAAGTTTCCTGATGTTAATGTTGGGTATTTTCTTCATATCCCTTTTCCTTCTTTTGAATTGTTCCGCTTGCTTCCCTGGCGTTCAGAATTACTTGAAGGCCTGCTAGGCTCTGATTTAATAGGTTTTCATACTTATGACTATGCCAGACATTTTTTATCTAGTGTTCGCCGAATATTAGGGTATGAACATGATATGAACTTCATAAAGTTTAATAATAGAAATGTTAAAGCTGATGTATTCCCTATGGGAATTGATTACGATTACTTTTCTAACGCTGTGTATAATAAAGAACTTCAAGATGAAATCAATGAGATGATGTTGAAAACCCAGAAGACACAGGTGATTTTATCTGTGGACCGTCTCGATTATACCAAAGGTATTCCAGGGCGTATTCAAGCCTACGCTAGGTTTTTGAAGGATAATCCTAATTATCGGGAGCATGTTACAATGATCTTAATTGTGGCCCCTTCCCGTACTCAGGTTGATTTATATTCTGATCTTTTAAAGGAAATACAGGAATTGGTAAGCGAAACCAATGGAGAATATGGATCCTTAGGCTGGGTTCCTATTTGGTATTTCTATAGAACCTTTAGTCAAGACAACCTTATAGCTCTGTACAAGACAACAGATGTTATGATGGTTACTCCCCTTAGGGATGGTATGAATCTCGTTGCCAAAGAGTTCATAGCCTCCAGAGGGGATCAGTTGGGTATGCTAGTGATTAGTGAGACAGCAGGGGCCTCCAGTGAGCTAGGAGAAGCGGTCGTTGTTAATGCTAATAACTTAAAAGAAACTGCACAGGGAATCAAAACGGCCCTTGAAATACCTAAAATTGAGCAGATGGACCGCAACAGTATCATGCATAATCGTCTGAAGAGATATGATATTCATCGTTGGGCAAAGGATTTTCTAGACAAACTTGCCCAACAAGTGAATAAGAGTGAGGATCAAAGGGTTCTCTTTCTCAATAAAAAAGAGAATGAAAGATTACTGGACAAATACAAGAAAGCCAAAAAAAGACTGGTTTTCCTTGATTATGATGGCACATTAGTTGGATTCAAATCTAAACCTAATCTTGCTGCACCGGATGAAGAATTAATAAATCTTTTAACAAAGCTTAAGAGTGATGACTCTAATCATATCGTTATAATCAGTGGTCGAGATAAACATACTCTTGAGAAATGGTTAGGACATTTAGGTGTAGATTTAGTAGCTAGTCATGGATTATGGCTTAAGGAAGCCAGTGAAAATCAATGGCATCAGACAGAAGTCCTGGATAACAGTTGGAAGGATGAGATTCGACCTTTGCTGGAAGTTACCATGGATAGAACACCAGGTAGTTTGATTGAGGAAAAAGAATTTTCCCTTGCCTGGCATTATCGTAAATGTGAACCTGAGTTAGCCCAGATACGTTTGCGAGAGTTAAGGGATACTTTATTGACTCTTACAAGTTCAGGTCACCTTGGAATGTTAGAAGGTAATAAGGTCCTGGAGATTAAAGATACCACTATCAATAAGGGACGTACTGCGGGACACTTCCTTGCTTATGAAGAATTTGATTTTGTATTAGCTGCTGGTGATGATACAACTGATGAAGATTTATTTAGTGTTATCGATAAGTCCCAGTATACCATCAAGATTGGCAAAGGTGATACACAGGCTCGGTACTATTTAAATACGAGTGAAGACTTTAGAGCCTTACTAAATAACTTGTCTGAATGA
- a CDS encoding glycoside hydrolase family 15 protein: MNNGIINPLKGLNYGVVGNGISAALISHEGNVDFLCLPHFNSHGVFASLLDKEKGGTFKIIVSSDYSISQRYLRNTNILVTEYRSAEGNFNVIDLMPRHKTPDGHHCPSELIRYIKYKGGKPRFRVMYSPQLGFGQHPTHNESKKKFIKSYTETGTYESIYLYSSIDHQKILNSEEILLEKDEYFDISYNQKILNVCMDSIYLEYYKTKVYWLDWANRTVSFKKYNDEIIRSALVLKLLTFQKTGAIIAAVTTSLPETVGEERNWDYRFCWIRDASMIIQVLFQLRHYDVAQRFLQFIINAIPYKDEKVQIMYGIRGEKQLTEKSLDWLAGYKDSKPVRIGNGAYHQKQNDIYGVLLDVIYRNFKYFGTQVENAEDLWTIARSLVRTVSKNWMKEDMGIWEFRSQKRHFVFSKVLCWVAIDRGAKIAELLDMKEYYKEWNLLADQIKEDVLQNGWNENLQSFTQAYENEVLDAANLMMAPYGFIDPKDPKYVKTVIQTEKRLCRNGLMFRYKNKDDFGMPKSSFTVCTFWLIKALHQIGEKEKAQKYFDQILQESNHLGLYSEDIDFETKELLGNFPQGYSHLALIDTAITLMDNELSAEETMLDNLERTQTTTDILEDIDKEYE, encoded by the coding sequence TTGAACAATGGTATTATCAATCCCCTAAAAGGTCTTAATTATGGTGTTGTCGGTAATGGAATATCAGCAGCATTGATCTCCCATGAGGGAAATGTAGACTTTCTCTGTCTGCCCCATTTTAATTCTCATGGGGTATTTGCCTCATTGCTGGATAAAGAAAAGGGTGGTACTTTTAAGATCATCGTATCTTCTGATTACAGCATTAGTCAAAGATATTTACGTAACACTAATATTCTCGTTACGGAATACCGCAGTGCAGAAGGGAATTTCAATGTAATTGACCTTATGCCACGCCATAAAACACCTGACGGTCATCACTGTCCCTCTGAATTGATAAGATACATTAAGTACAAAGGCGGAAAGCCACGATTTAGGGTCATGTACTCTCCTCAATTAGGATTTGGGCAACATCCCACACATAATGAAAGTAAAAAGAAGTTCATTAAGTCTTATACAGAAACTGGAACTTATGAATCTATTTATCTTTATAGTAGTATTGATCATCAGAAAATTTTGAACTCTGAAGAAATCCTTCTGGAAAAGGATGAGTACTTTGACATCAGTTATAATCAGAAAATCTTAAATGTATGTATGGATTCCATCTATCTGGAGTACTATAAGACAAAAGTCTATTGGCTGGATTGGGCAAATCGAACGGTATCTTTCAAAAAATATAATGATGAAATCATCCGTTCTGCTTTAGTTTTAAAGCTTTTGACCTTTCAGAAAACAGGAGCCATTATTGCAGCGGTAACAACGAGTCTGCCCGAAACTGTAGGGGAGGAGAGGAATTGGGATTATCGTTTTTGCTGGATAAGAGACGCTTCTATGATTATTCAAGTGTTATTTCAATTGCGTCATTATGATGTTGCTCAGCGCTTTCTTCAGTTTATAATCAATGCCATCCCTTATAAGGATGAGAAAGTACAAATTATGTACGGGATTAGAGGAGAAAAGCAATTAACAGAAAAATCTCTTGATTGGCTTGCAGGATATAAGGATAGCAAACCTGTACGAATTGGAAACGGAGCTTATCATCAAAAGCAGAATGATATCTATGGAGTCCTGTTAGATGTTATTTATAGGAATTTTAAGTACTTTGGGACGCAAGTTGAGAATGCCGAGGATTTATGGACCATAGCTAGAAGTCTGGTGAGAACTGTATCCAAGAATTGGATGAAAGAAGACATGGGAATATGGGAATTCCGATCTCAGAAGAGACATTTCGTCTTCTCAAAGGTGCTCTGTTGGGTCGCTATAGATAGGGGGGCTAAAATTGCTGAGCTTCTTGATATGAAGGAGTACTACAAGGAATGGAACCTTCTGGCTGATCAGATTAAAGAAGACGTTCTTCAAAATGGATGGAATGAAAATCTGCAATCCTTCACCCAGGCTTATGAGAACGAGGTTCTTGATGCAGCAAACCTCATGATGGCCCCATATGGTTTTATTGATCCTAAGGATCCTAAATATGTAAAAACAGTAATTCAAACAGAAAAGCGTTTGTGCCGTAACGGACTTATGTTCCGGTATAAAAACAAGGACGACTTCGGAATGCCTAAAAGCTCCTTTACCGTGTGTACCTTTTGGTTAATAAAAGCTCTGCATCAAATAGGAGAAAAAGAAAAAGCTCAAAAGTATTTCGATCAAATTTTACAAGAATCCAATCATTTAGGTTTATACTCGGAGGATATAGATTTTGAAACCAAGGAATTACTTGGGAACTTCCCTCAAGGATATTCTCATCTTGCTTTGATCGATACAGCTATCACACTAATGGATAATGAGCTTTCAGCTGAAGAAACAATGCTGGACAATTTAGAGAGAACTCAAACAACTACGGATATCTTGGAGGATATAGATAAAGAATATGAGTAA
- a CDS encoding MarR family winged helix-turn-helix transcriptional regulator has product MDTSEQILTTLRQIIRAIDLHSKTLAKKYGLTGPQLLVLKEFYKSPEQTVGKVAANVSLSQATVTSILDRLEKQKFVSRIRSSEDKRKVNIKLEEKSIEILKTNPGLLQEDFTTQFERLSDWEQGMLISSLQRIAAMMNADKIASQPVLMSGPISASSREISAYLED; this is encoded by the coding sequence TTGGATACAAGCGAACAAATTCTTACAACTTTACGACAGATCATTAGAGCCATAGATCTCCACTCTAAGACATTAGCAAAGAAGTATGGATTAACAGGACCTCAGTTACTTGTATTGAAGGAATTCTACAAATCACCAGAACAAACAGTAGGTAAAGTGGCAGCCAATGTCAGTCTTAGTCAGGCTACTGTTACAAGTATATTAGACAGATTAGAAAAGCAGAAATTTGTGTCTCGTATTCGTAGCAGTGAAGACAAAAGAAAAGTAAATATAAAACTAGAAGAGAAATCAATTGAGATACTCAAAACCAATCCTGGTCTCCTGCAAGAGGACTTTACCACACAATTTGAAAGGTTAAGTGACTGGGAACAGGGAATGCTCATTTCTTCCCTACAACGTATTGCAGCCATGATGAATGCCGACAAAATAGCTTCTCAACCTGTATTAATGAGTGGTCCCATATCAGCATCTTCAAGGGAAATATCTGCCTATCTAGAAGACTAA
- a CDS encoding metal-sensitive transcriptional regulator — protein MSSDLKVKRKAHHPYETKEKMVNRLNRIEGQIRGIAKMINEDVYCDDILHQFMSVESAINGVKNSLLEAHLKSCVVHQIQEGQLEVVDELLNTISKMTK, from the coding sequence ATGAGTTCAGATTTAAAGGTAAAAAGAAAAGCGCATCATCCTTATGAGACAAAGGAAAAGATGGTAAATCGACTAAACCGAATCGAGGGACAGATTAGAGGCATCGCCAAGATGATTAATGAAGATGTTTACTGTGATGATATCCTTCACCAGTTTATGAGTGTGGAATCAGCGATTAACGGAGTCAAGAATAGCTTACTCGAAGCCCACCTTAAGAGCTGTGTTGTACACCAGATCCAAGAGGGACAACTAGAAGTAGTAGACGAGCTTCTTAATACAATTAGCAAAATGACAAAATAG
- a CDS encoding heavy metal translocating P-type ATPase, translating into MEIVQLDIQGMTCAACVNHVEKGIKKGTGIDMASVNLATEKATVSYDPSTTNIDDIIKSVRDAGYGASPIVKGEESEQDKKKAKELSKLKWHTLISAILSAPLLLAMFAGLFNIKALMFLHNPIVQLVLATPVQLWIGKRFYIGAFKTLKALNPGMDVLVAMGTSAAYFFSIYNGFIAPLLGHPSSGLYFEASAIIITLVLFGKYLENVAKGKTSEAIKKLMGLQPKSARVSRKGEEMEIPLSDVVPGDIVLIKPGERIPVDGRITEGASAVDESLLTGESLPIEKKTGDKVLGGTINSYGSFSFTAEKVGKDSVLARIITIVEEAQGSKAPIQKLADKVASIFVPVVLLIALLTFLVWWLIIGDSTHAFIAAVSVLVIACPCSLGLATPTAIMVGTGIGASKGILIKNGEILQNIGYIDTVVLDKTGTITEGKPKVQDVIPVGDTKGDDILETAAALEYYSEHPLGQAIVAHYGRTKKPEGLEDFQSEPGKGIKAKYKGQNYFIGTEAYLRENNITTDDIISLKQEKEANGSTAILLANPKGVIALITIGDSIKSTSTKAIKQLQNLGIKAIMLTGDNELTAKAIAKKAGIHEYIAQVLPEQKANEVKKLQKQGMKVAMIGDGVNDAPALATADIGIAMGQGTDVAMESADITLMRGDLTEIGTAMALSQKTMKKIRQNLFWAFFYNSVGIPFAALGFLNPIIAGAAMAFSSVSVVTNSLSLKRFKPNLEDKENNKEDKTMSNTLKVEGMSCNHCKMSVEKAVNALDNISEAVVNLEKGELLYNFIDGQEDEESVKKAVTEAGYTPV; encoded by the coding sequence ATGGAAATAGTACAGTTAGACATTCAGGGTATGACATGTGCCGCTTGTGTAAACCATGTCGAAAAAGGCATCAAAAAGGGTACAGGTATTGACATGGCCTCGGTCAATCTCGCGACGGAAAAAGCCACAGTCAGTTATGATCCCTCAACAACAAATATTGATGATATCATAAAGTCGGTCAGAGACGCCGGTTATGGAGCTTCTCCTATAGTAAAAGGAGAAGAATCAGAACAGGACAAAAAGAAGGCCAAAGAATTAAGCAAACTAAAATGGCATACTCTTATCTCTGCTATTCTTAGTGCGCCTTTATTATTGGCAATGTTTGCCGGCCTTTTTAATATTAAGGCCCTCATGTTCCTCCATAACCCCATAGTACAATTAGTATTGGCTACACCAGTACAGCTATGGATAGGTAAAAGGTTTTATATAGGAGCTTTTAAAACACTAAAAGCATTGAATCCGGGTATGGATGTATTAGTAGCCATGGGAACTTCAGCTGCGTATTTCTTTAGCATCTATAATGGTTTTATAGCTCCCCTACTCGGACATCCCAGTTCGGGTCTATATTTCGAAGCTTCAGCTATCATCATAACTCTTGTATTATTCGGGAAATACCTGGAAAACGTTGCTAAAGGCAAAACATCAGAAGCTATAAAAAAATTAATGGGCCTCCAGCCCAAATCAGCCCGAGTATCCAGAAAGGGTGAGGAAATGGAAATCCCCTTATCTGACGTTGTACCAGGAGATATTGTCTTAATAAAGCCAGGAGAACGTATTCCCGTTGATGGAAGGATAACAGAAGGGGCCTCTGCAGTTGATGAAAGTCTACTAACAGGAGAAAGCTTACCTATCGAAAAAAAGACCGGTGATAAAGTCCTTGGTGGAACCATTAATAGTTATGGCTCCTTTTCTTTTACAGCGGAAAAAGTCGGAAAAGATTCTGTTTTAGCCAGAATCATTACTATTGTAGAAGAAGCACAAGGCTCAAAAGCGCCGATCCAAAAGCTGGCTGATAAAGTAGCTTCCATCTTTGTCCCGGTAGTGCTCCTTATTGCCTTATTAACCTTTCTAGTTTGGTGGCTAATCATAGGAGATTCCACTCATGCCTTTATCGCCGCAGTATCAGTATTAGTTATTGCCTGTCCCTGCTCCTTAGGCTTAGCAACACCCACAGCCATAATGGTAGGAACAGGTATTGGGGCTTCAAAGGGAATTCTGATTAAAAATGGAGAAATCCTACAGAATATTGGCTATATCGATACGGTCGTTCTTGATAAAACGGGAACCATAACAGAAGGAAAACCCAAGGTTCAGGACGTGATCCCAGTTGGTGATACAAAGGGAGATGATATTCTAGAAACAGCAGCCGCCTTGGAATACTATTCAGAACATCCCTTGGGACAAGCCATAGTGGCTCACTATGGTAGGACAAAAAAGCCGGAAGGTTTAGAAGATTTCCAGTCAGAACCAGGTAAAGGAATCAAGGCCAAATATAAAGGGCAGAATTATTTTATAGGGACAGAAGCCTACCTAAGAGAAAACAATATCACAACAGATGACATTATCTCCCTTAAACAGGAAAAGGAAGCTAATGGATCTACAGCTATTCTCTTAGCAAATCCCAAGGGGGTCATCGCGTTAATAACCATAGGAGACTCCATTAAAAGCACCTCTACTAAAGCTATAAAACAACTTCAAAACCTGGGAATAAAGGCCATCATGCTCACTGGAGATAATGAATTAACAGCAAAAGCCATTGCAAAGAAAGCAGGTATCCATGAGTACATAGCCCAGGTATTGCCAGAACAAAAAGCAAATGAGGTAAAAAAACTTCAAAAACAAGGAATGAAAGTGGCCATGATAGGTGATGGGGTCAATGATGCTCCAGCTCTGGCTACAGCAGACATTGGGATTGCCATGGGACAGGGAACAGATGTGGCTATGGAAAGTGCGGATATAACCTTGATGCGCGGAGACCTTACAGAAATCGGTACAGCAATGGCCTTATCCCAAAAAACAATGAAAAAGATACGCCAGAATCTATTCTGGGCCTTCTTTTACAATTCCGTGGGAATACCATTTGCCGCCTTAGGATTCCTAAATCCTATAATAGCTGGTGCGGCCATGGCTTTCAGTTCCGTATCTGTCGTAACGAATAGTTTGAGTTTAAAGCGCTTTAAACCAAACTTGGAAGATAAAGAAAACAACAAGGAGGACAAGACCATGTCAAACACATTGAAAGTAGAAGGTATGAGTTGTAATCACTGCAAGATGTCAGTTGAGAAAGCAGTTAATGCCTTGGACAATATCTCAGAAGCCGTCGTTAATCTTGAAAAAGGTGAATTATTATACAACTTTATTGACGGACAGGAAGATGAAGAAAGTGTAAAAAAGGCCGTAACGGAAGCAGGCTATACACCAGTATAA